A stretch of Eleutherodactylus coqui strain aEleCoq1 chromosome 2, aEleCoq1.hap1, whole genome shotgun sequence DNA encodes these proteins:
- the LOC136610744 gene encoding olfactory receptor 5AP2-like: MYLITVAGNLGIMLLTVTDTHLHSPMYIFLFNLAFIDLWYSSGITPKMLVDLVTVEKSISYIGCACQMYFFVALGSTESFLLAAMAFDRYAAICNPLLYQQNMTRMKCLQLLSGSYVAGFLHSLIQTCCTFRLSFCGSHQIHHFFCDIPPLLKLSCSDTTVNELILSIFTSSVTVTTITVIVISYAFILHAVFRSNSSKGRRKALSTCGSHFICVILFYSTLFFMYLRPSSKYSLEQDRTVSVVYTLVIPMLNPLIYSLRNREMKLALKRTKAFSLFR; the protein is encoded by the coding sequence ATGTATCTAATCACTGTTGCTGGGAACCTGGGGATCATGCTACTTACAGTCACAGATACTCACCTGCATAGTCCAATGTATATTTTCCTTTTCAATCTGGCCTTCATTGATCTTTGGTACTCTTCAGGCATCACACCGAAAATGTTGGTAGATTTAGTTACGGTGGAGAAAAGCATATCGTATATTGGGTGTGCATGCCAAATGTATTTCTTTGTTGCTTTAGGGAGTACTGAAAGTTTTCTACTTGCAGCTATGGCCTTTGATCGCTATGCAGCAATATGTAATCCCCTCCTTTACCAGCAGAACATGACCAGGATGAAGTGTCTTCAGTTACTAAGTGGATCCTATGTGGCCGGCTTTCTTCATTCCCTAATACAGACATGTTGTACTTTTCGACTTTCATTCTGTGGCTCTCATCAGATTCACCATTTCTTTTGTGACATTCCACCTCTACTGAAACTGTCCTGTTCTGACACCACTGTCAATGAGTTAATTCTGTCTATTTTTACATCTTCTGTTACTGTCACTACCATCACTGTCATTGTAATCTCCTATGCTTTCATTTTACATGCTGTATTTAGGAGTAACTCTTCTAAAGGAAGGCGTAAAGCCCTCTCCACGTGTGGCTCTCACTTCATCTGTGTGATTCTTTTCTACAGCACACTTTTCTTTATGTACTTGAGGCCAAGTTCCAAATATTCCTTAGAACAAGACAGAACTGTGTCAGTAGTTTACACACTGGTTATTCCCATGCTGAACCCCCTTATATACAGTTTACGAAATCGAGAAATGAAACTTGCACTGAAGCGGACAAAAGCCTTTAGTCTCTTtagataa